GCTTTGCCTACACAGTCTATCTTGACAATTACTTCTAATGTAGTTTATGGTAAGAAAACAGGTACAACTCCTGATGGACGTAAAGCAGGGGAACCATTTGCACCAGGTGCTAACCCAATGCACGGACGTGATAAGAAAGGCGCTTTGGCTTCCTTGAGTTCTGTTGCCAAATTGCCGTATGAAGATAGCTTAGATGGTATCTCCAATACATTCTCCATCGTACCGAAAGCACTGGGTAAAGAAGAAGATACACGCAAATCTAATCTCGTTGCTATGATGGATGGATACTTTGGTAGTGGTGCTCATCATCTCAACGTCAACGTATTCAACCGGGAGCAACTAATGGATGCGATGGATCACCCAGAAGAATATCCACAATTGACGATTCGTGTATCTGGTTATGCAGTTAACTTCATTAAACTTACTCGCGAGCAACAGTTGGATGTTATTAATCGTACATTCCATGGTTCGATGTAAGTCAGGTAAACAACAACTATACTTTTAAGACAGCGGATGCGGAGAGGGTGACTTCATATGATTAAAGGACGTATTCACTCAATGGAGACCTTTGGGACAGTTGATGGACCGGGCATCCGCTTTGTCCTTTTCATGCAGGGATGTCTAATGAAATGTCAATACTGCCATAACCCAGATACATGGGCGCTGAATGAGGGCAAAGAGATGACGGTCGAAGATGTACTGTCTGAGATTGAGCCGTACATCAACTATTATCGTTCTTCTGGTGGAGGCCTTACAGTCTCTGGAGGCGAACCTACATTGCAGGCTCATTTCGTTGCTGAGGTGTTCAAGGAAGCTAAGCGTCGATGGAACCTTCATACAACACTAGATAGTAACGGGTTTAATGATGCCAACAAGATTCATGAATTATTGGATGTTACTGATTTGGTACTTCTAGATATTAAGCATATTGATGACGAGAAACACATCAAGCTGACAGCAAGAAGTAACGAACGAACACTCAAGACAGCAAATTGGTTATCAGAACATGGTCATGCGATGTGGATCCGTCACGTATATGTTCCAGGAATTCATGATCAAGAAGAAGATTTGATTCATTTAGGTCAGTTTATTGGTACGCTAAATGGAGTAGAGAAATTCGAAATTCTACCTTATCATCAAATGGGGATTTATAAATGGGAAGCACTTGGCAGAGAATACCCGTTACAAGGTGTTCCTTCACCTTCTGATGAAGAAGTGCAGCGAGCTTACCGCCTTATTGAAGAGGGACGTAGACAAACAAGTACAGTTAGATAGATTGAACTAAAGTTTTCACCCCAGAGTTCTATAAATTCTAAAGTAATCAATAATAAGGTTGCTCTTTAGTTCATTCTATATGAATACATTAATATCAAGGGCATTCTTTCGTATAGAAAGAGTGTCCCTTTTCACAATGATATGATATTATTAGAATAATAATCTCTTTTATTTGAAAGGATGGTAATAATTGTTGTTACATACCTCTAGCATGTCTTTAGAACAAAAGATTGGACAAATGTTTATTTGTGGATTTCCAACTGAACAACCTGATGAGAATATTCAAACCTTAATTGAAGACTATCATCTTGGTGGAATTATTTATTTTAGACGTAACGTTAAGAGTTTAACTCAAATGAAAGCGTTGTCAGATTCGCTTCAAAGCCTAGCCCTTCGTGATGAGCAACCTCCGTTGTGGATTGCAATAGATCAAGAGGGTGGAATGGTTGCTCGAATTGATGTGGAGGAAATGAGCTCCATTCCTGGTAACATGGCACTTGGAGCAACAGCTAATACTGAATATAGTTTCAAGGCAGGTTCGGTAAATGCTTCTGAATTATTGTCGCTTGGAATTAATATGAATTTGGCACCTTGTCTAGATATAAATAATAATCCAATGAATCCTATTATTGGAATTCGCTCCTTTGGAGAAGATCCAGATCAGGTAAGTGAGCACGGCGAAGCCGTTATTCGAGCATATCAGGAACAAGGTTTATCAGCTGTTGGTAAGCATTTTCCAGGTCATGGGGACACGATGTCCGACTCACATTTTGGAGTTGCGATAATACCTCATGATATGGATAGATTGAGAAAAATCGAATTAAAACCTTTTGTAAAAGCTATTGAATATGGTATTGATGCTATAATGACTGCTCACGTCATATTTCCAGCAATCGAACCGAATCAAATTCCAGCTACACTATCATCTGCAGTGCTTACCGATTTGCTTAGAAAAGAATTAGGATTTCAAGGATTGATTATGACAGATTGTTTAGAAATGCATGCTATTTCTCAGACATGCGGTATATCTGAAGGCGCGATCAGAGCGATTAACGCAGGAGCTGATTGTATATTGGTATCGCATACTTACAGTGAACAGGTTGCGGCTCTAGAGGCTGTGAAGAAAGCTGTAGAGACGGGCGTCATTAAGGAAAGCACCATCGATGATGCAGTTACCCGAATTTTAGCTATGAAAGATAAACGACTGGGATCTAGATATTGTGAAGATGGTAGTCATACAAATGTTATAGAAAATCAAGTTGAGATAAGTGGGTCACATCAGAGCTTACTCACTGAAATCACAGACAGCGTGATAACGCTTGTTAAGGATGAAGGCCAGTTACCACTAAAAGGTAACGAGCCGGTGTTGGTGATTTGGCCAAAGGTTGATAGTAATGACCAAATGGATCAACCATGGACTCATCAGATTACTTTAGGTTCTGTACTTAACGAACGGAGAAATGATGTAAAAGAAATGGACATGAGTCTCGATCCATCGCTAGATGAGATTGAGAATATACTCTTAGCGTCCCAGAGTTATAAACAAATCGTTATGGCTACTTACACAGCAGGAGATAAGCTTTCTAATGGACAGCGTATTCTGGCAGAGAAGTTAATTAGTCGAAATCATAAGTCATTAATAGTGACCTCAATGCGTAATCCTTATGATTATAAATATATCACGGATGTACCAGCGTATATATGTTGCTATGAGAATACACCCTTAATATTGCAATCATTAGCTTCTGTTCTAACAGGATCCATTACTCCCAAGGGAAAACTTCCTGTAACATTAAGTGACCAATATCCTATAGGTTGGGGAATAGAATAAGCTATAAATGAGGGATTATAACAAGGTTCTCTTTAGATAGAGATACCTTGTTTTTTTTGTTATATTTATTTTTCAGAAACTTTTCCCGTTTAGTTGCGTCTATTAGTATGTGAAAAGAGAGAGTTAGATATAAATTGGGTAGAGGAGATTACGAATGAATTTCAAGAAGATCACATTAATTGCGTTATTTGTAGCAACTCAGACAGTTATGTTAGCGATTCCAGTTAGCGCGGATGGTGCCGTATCCGCTCAACCAATTCAACCAAATATGGCTATTGAATCAGTAAAAGAGGGCGATGTCAGTGATTCAGATATGATTGAACCCGAAATTGGCGAGTCAAATAATGACGATGTGGAGTCTGTTGACGATATTGAGTCCGTTGACGATAATAAGCCCATTGACGATAATAAGCCAGTTGATCCTGAGGGAAAAGAACCAACTAGCAAAGATGTAGAAA
The nucleotide sequence above comes from Paenibacillus sp. IHBB 10380. Encoded proteins:
- the nagZ gene encoding beta-N-acetylhexosaminidase, whose translation is MLLHTSSMSLEQKIGQMFICGFPTEQPDENIQTLIEDYHLGGIIYFRRNVKSLTQMKALSDSLQSLALRDEQPPLWIAIDQEGGMVARIDVEEMSSIPGNMALGATANTEYSFKAGSVNASELLSLGINMNLAPCLDINNNPMNPIIGIRSFGEDPDQVSEHGEAVIRAYQEQGLSAVGKHFPGHGDTMSDSHFGVAIIPHDMDRLRKIELKPFVKAIEYGIDAIMTAHVIFPAIEPNQIPATLSSAVLTDLLRKELGFQGLIMTDCLEMHAISQTCGISEGAIRAINAGADCILVSHTYSEQVAALEAVKKAVETGVIKESTIDDAVTRILAMKDKRLGSRYCEDGSHTNVIENQVEISGSHQSLLTEITDSVITLVKDEGQLPLKGNEPVLVIWPKVDSNDQMDQPWTHQITLGSVLNERRNDVKEMDMSLDPSLDEIENILLASQSYKQIVMATYTAGDKLSNGQRILAEKLISRNHKSLIVTSMRNPYDYKYITDVPAYICCYENTPLILQSLASVLTGSITPKGKLPVTLSDQYPIGWGIE
- the pflA gene encoding pyruvate formate-lyase-activating protein, encoding MIKGRIHSMETFGTVDGPGIRFVLFMQGCLMKCQYCHNPDTWALNEGKEMTVEDVLSEIEPYINYYRSSGGGLTVSGGEPTLQAHFVAEVFKEAKRRWNLHTTLDSNGFNDANKIHELLDVTDLVLLDIKHIDDEKHIKLTARSNERTLKTANWLSEHGHAMWIRHVYVPGIHDQEEDLIHLGQFIGTLNGVEKFEILPYHQMGIYKWEALGREYPLQGVPSPSDEEVQRAYRLIEEGRRQTSTVR